The DNA sequence GTTTCAGACGACTTGGAAATATTAAGTACGGCCGAAAAGTTTTTTGCATACCGATTAAGGAGTTATTAACTTGTGTTAATGAGAGAACATCTCAATAATTCCACGCCAGTTAATTTACTAGATTTTCCTAACTCAGCTGCAAATTATGACTGCATGGTCTGCATCTAAAATATGGATGGAAAAATGTTCTAATTTGAAAACTAACATTCAAATGTAGACTACTAAATCATCGTTACTACATTCCAAATATAGTAAACGGTAGACGGAAAAAAAAGCAAACAAGTTAACATTGAAACGACTACATATCAGTAAAATGCTTTAGAGCTAAGATGGTTTTCATGCTAAGATATCCAAACTACTATACACTAAATAGTAAATACTGTAATTTAACCATGtggttccacaagaagagaccaAAAAAgggaaagggggggggggggggtaacGAGGCTAATATACCATCAGTATCAAGAAATAGTGCATGAGGGATGAAACCAGAATAAATAATTTCACAAATATCATTATGGTCAGGGAACCTCTATCTGGCCGTCATAACTCTACCTGTTGACATGAGTTAATAGCCTGGAGAATGGCCATGGTCACTATTGCCTAAATAGCCAACTCAAACTCATAACCAGTGGAAAATAAACAGGTAATACTATAATGTATGTTTTCAATTGCCATTATCGTCATCGTTGTCATCATCTTCCtcgtcatcttcatcctcttgatcATCGTCTTCAGAATCATCCTCATCATTTTCCTGCCATGTGAAACACATAACCAAAGAAACACAATAAAGAATTGCTTTGCAGTTCAATAATATATTGCTTTTTCAAGAAACCAATAGACCTCTGCCTGTCATGTAAAATAAATATTCAACCATGGATCAAGAAACTGATACTAGAACCTCGGCCAATCAGAATTGTAAAATAAGAagcaacaaagaaacaaaattagCAACCACTTTACATAACTTCCACcaagttttttttttggtgatcGCAGCTATACATCCCAGGTACAGCGATTCACCTTTTATTCTTATCTGTGTTGTTTGTAATAGAACTACCATGGTTACAAGTTTTTCCATGTTCATTATCAAACATCTtaaatgtttggaattttttgttGCTTGTGGACCATGAATATAACTAAACTTTTAGCATTCTACCAATGTTGAAAGCATGACTTATTAACTTAGCATTACACCTTACAAGAATGGGGGGAGTTTTGAATCATTCAGGTCAACACCTGCTGTTAAATATATCACTACTGCTAGGAGGCACATGCACATCAGTACATGGTACACATACTAACAATGAAACATGCAGCACTAAAAAAATTAGGTACTTTGAtagtttgatatttattttacttttttaactaTTAAACTTGAGAACCCACTGACTCAACTTGTATGGAGTTTTCAAAAGAAATTTTCCAACGTTTTGCCAATTCACTATGTTTTGGAAAGAAAAAAGGAACCTCATTTACCTCATCATTAGCTTCATCATCACCATCCTCGTCATCAATCTCCTCCTGTTACCTCATATAATCAAATACCATTAGAAACATAACAAATTGGAAAACAACAGGAAAATGGGACAATAAATGGTAAAGTAAAATGGGTAAGATGTGAATCTGAAGTTATAATTGGTATTCAACACACAGAAGGTAAAATTATATCTCAAAAAAGAACTGCAAGATAACTAACATTGTTGACATAAGTGAGTGGGTTTGGCCATAAATCATCCTTGATTATTTCTGCAACCTGCAATTCAGATAGAAATATTGCAATTAGAATTAGAGTGGAGCAGAAAAAGCAACAAACTAAAAGAAACATAATGCGGGTGTTATAGAGATAAAAACGAACAATGGGGTGGTTGGACAATTCTAGAAAGAACTTTACAAGAGAAAAAAGATAAGAACATACCTCATCATGAATCTCATCCATATCATCTTTCTGCTCACAGTCACTAAACCAGCTAAAGAAACTGCATTCAATAGCATAAGAAGTCAACTTTGAAGTCTTAGAGAAGGAGTCATGACGATATATTTCTCACAAATACATTAGGTAACAATTAATCAACAAGAAAAGATTCCATCCTCAGTGaccttctttaaaattaaaaatctcatCCATGAATCATGAATGAACTAATGTAAAAGACAAGTATGAATGTGACTATTATATTTCAATATTTctgtacccaaaaaaaaaattttaaaaatagaaaataacctGATATCATCAAGAGTCCGCTTGTTCCCTTTATCCTCATGACTGACTCCATTGGGTATGCCCTGCACATTTAAGaattatatttcaaaataaaGCACAGAGAATACAACAGAAGAATCCAACAGGGAGAAGGTAAAAAAGTTGATACTTGATATTCATAGACTCACCTTGCCCTCTTTCCATTTTATGGGGGTGGCAGTAATTTTTGTTGTTCCCTCTTCAAGGAAATTAAAGGTCTTTACAAGCTTTGTTTCCTCAAAATAAGGATTTGGATTGAAATTCtgcagaagaattaaataaaAACCGTTTACTATTATTCAATATAGTGAATAACTACTTCATATGGATCATGAAACACCCAACAGTAATGTGCAAATTAATTCTGCTAAGAAAGAAATCACAACTCCATAGTTAATAGAAGGGAAGGGTAACTTACAAGGGTGATTTTGAAGCCTGATTTGACATCTTTATGATCTTCAACTTCGAGAGAAGCCAAATACTTAAATATCTATCAAATAAGGAGTCTTTTCATTATTAACATATTACATATACAGTAAAGGTGTTAGTAGTAAGTATCAATGTTTAATTGCAAAACTTTAGTAGATATGAGGCAAAACCTTTATGTCTTCCTCATTCAGAAGCTCAGAGAGAGTGGGATGACTCATAAACTGCGAAAAgggaaaaaataaattcaaaattttataagtATAAAATTAACAACAAAACTTGAACTATGAAATTAAGTAATtaaccaaaagagaataaaaagaggAACTCACTGCAGTCAACCAGAAATCAGGAATAGATTTGATCAATTCGTTTCGTTTGTCGTAAATCGGTTTCCTAATCTCATTGTACTTCTGTTCTATCTCCAGAACTTCATCACCTGCCTTGTCATTAATCTACATCCCAAGTTTCATGTTCCAaattcaataattcaattcaatttaattacaTACACTACGTTTACGAATGCAAATTGGAATAATATAGAACCTTTTCGAGGTCGTCTTGGATCTGTTGCAATTTCTCGATGTTGATGAGGAGCTGTCCGTGAACTTCGTCCAAATTCTCGGACTTTTCAGAAGCTTTGAGCTTCTTGCTCCTGTCGCCTGCCATCGTCAAAGTACAAGCTCGTTCGTTCTTCTGCCTCTGAGAGAGTAAGGAGTGagtagggttagggtttatgTTTGGGGTTTATGCTTTTATTTGTGGGGTTACTTTAGTCATTTTAGGTCTATATGACATGGACTTTTGACTTTTGACTTTTGATCAGGTACCTAGATACGTTAATGGTCCCAGAAGAAGGGAAGAGATCAATCCATCAACTCGGGTCAAGGAGGGAAGTGTCTTTCCCATGGtttgaaaaccgaaccggacGAAATAGCGATTAATTGATGAACCGTTAAAATTGGTTAGGTTTTTTCTAGTTCACTGGTTATATATATcagaatctctctctctctctctctctctctggaaaTCCTAACAAACCTAGTTCTCCTACCTAACCGCCATTacatcaccaaattttcaccaaatccTAACAAACCTGGACGGTGTTGTCACCGCCGGCCGGGATAGACCGTGGGTGTCGTCGTCGCCCGTGAAAGGTCTACTCGCTTCTCCTCGATCCTTTTATCCTCAACGTCCACGAAGGCTTGTTCAGAGCTGTTGGTGTCGCCGCCACGAAGGGTTTCTCTGTCATCGTCTCTgctaaatctctctctctctctctctctctgcaacGTCTCTCTCTACTCGGTTGTGGAGGATTCACCGTGCCGTCACCTTCCTTCCTCGCTGTAAGAACCAGATTTTAATTAAcaagttaattaaaataaaataataattaactttTCCGAAATATGTTCGAAATTTAGAAATGTTAATTTGAAGTTTAAATATGATAATTGGACTCTTTATATTTTTCTGAGTgagaaaatgtaattttttacgaaaaattgcgtaaaaatgCGTAACGGTAATTTAGCCGGCAGTACTAATTTAAGTCTATCCAGTACTatgtaagaataataaaaacagtgAAAAAACTTGGGAAaacatttagaattaaaaattggacactaatcttaaagggaaaattattctaaaggaccgttaggaagatttaattattaaaaaggaccttTAATGCCAAAATTATTAAGAAGGACTAaatctttttatataatatttaagaagaatAACAAAATCTTTTTATAAGGAGATAAATATCTCCTTAACTATTTTTTCTCAACCATATTTATTTCAGTAGTCTTGACtacaaaaattgaaaatatattttcCAACCTTCCACAATCATGCACCCATATCTTTTACAATTTGATATCACTCCATTTTActtctttcttttgtttgaatACATTCTCCAGTTTCGGGAGTGTTTCTAAATGAATATCTTGCAACTTGATGTTATGCATAACATCTTGTTTTCTATTATTATCGTCAGCTTCTTCAAATATAACTTTGATTGACTCACAGTTCGTAACCCTCAAGCAACTTAAATTCGACAATTTTTCAACCAAATTATGAGGAATCACATGGACCAATTCATCACATTTCTCAATGATCAGAGTGTGTAGTTTGCCCAAAAAAATTTCATGAGCTTCAGAATTCCATATTTTGCACAAACTCTTTATGTTACTCAGTTTGACAGCCttcaaatttagaaaaattgCATCCTGCTTTTG is a window from the Arachis hypogaea cultivar Tifrunner chromosome 1, arahy.Tifrunner.gnm2.J5K5, whole genome shotgun sequence genome containing:
- the LOC112710308 gene encoding NAP1-related protein 2, whose protein sequence is MAGDRSKKLKASEKSENLDEVHGQLLINIEKLQQIQDDLEKINDKAGDEVLEIEQKYNEIRKPIYDKRNELIKSIPDFWLTAFMSHPTLSELLNEEDIKIFKYLASLEVEDHKDVKSGFKITLNFNPNPYFEETKLVKTFNFLEEGTTKITATPIKWKEGKGIPNGVSHEDKGNKRTLDDISFFSWFSDCEQKDDMDEIHDEVAEIIKDDLWPNPLTYVNNEEIDDEDGDDEANDEENDEDDSEDDDQEDEDDEEDDDNDDDNGN